The proteins below come from a single Loxodonta africana isolate mLoxAfr1 chromosome 20, mLoxAfr1.hap2, whole genome shotgun sequence genomic window:
- the LOC100666923 gene encoding olfactory receptor 5K1-like — translation MISISTEKVDMTKENYSLTTEFMLIGFTDHPGLKTLLFVVFFTIYVITMVGNLGLLALIFMERRLHTPMYIFLGNLALMDSCCSCAMTPKMLENFFSEDRMISLYECMAQFYFFCFAETANGFLLAAMAYDRYVAICRPLQYHTMMSKQLCIRMTIGVHTAGNLHSMIHVVLLLRLTFCGSHQINHFFCDVLPLYRLSCVDPYINILMILIFSGSVQIFTISVVLTSYLGILFTIFKMKSKEGRGKALSTCASHFLSVSILYGSLLFMYIRPSSVKEGDKDMTVAIFYTLVIPLLNPFIYSLRNKDVKNVMKRVLKKRKPHIILK, via the coding sequence ATGATTTCTATCTCAACAGAGAAAGTAGACATGACCAAGGAAAATTACTCCTTGACAACTGAGTTCATGCTCATAGGATTTACGGATCACCCAGGTCTGAAGACTCTTCTGTTTGTGGTATTCTTTACTATTTATGTGATCACCATGGTGGGGAATCTTGGTTTGCTGGCATTGATTTTCATGGAGCGCCGtctccacacacccatgtacatcTTTCTGGGCAACCTGGCTCTGATGGATTCCTGCTGTTCCTGTGCCATGACCCCCAAGATGTTAGAGAACTTCTTTTCTGAGGACAGAATGATTTCCCTCTATGAATGCATggcacaattttattttttctgctttGCTGAAACTGCAAACGGCTTCCTCCTGGCAGCAATGGCCTACGATCGCTATGTGGCAATATGTCGTCCACTGCAGTACCACACCATGATGTCAAAACAACTCTGCATTCGTATGACCATAGGGGTCCACACAGCTGGGAACCTCCATTCCATGATTCACGTAGTACTTCTGTTAAGGTTAACATTTTGTGGATCTCAtcaaatcaatcactttttttgtgaCGTTCTTCCCTTATACAGACTTTCCTGTGTGGACCCTTATATCAATATATTGATGATCCTTATCTTTTCAGGGTCAGTTCAGATCTTTACTATTTCCGTAGTCCTAACGTCTTACCTTGGCATCCTTTTCacaattttcaaaatgaaatccAAAGAGGGAAGAGGCAAAGCTTTATCTACTTGTGCATCtcactttctctctgtctcaaTATTGTATGGTTCTCTTCTCTTCATGTACATTCGACCAAGTTCAGTTAAGGAAGGGGATAAAGACATGACAGTTGCTATTTTTTATACTCTAGTGATTCCCTTATTAAACCCTTTTATCTATAGCCTAAGAAACAAGGATGTAAAAAATGTTATGAAAAGAGttttgaagaaaagaaaacctcATATCATTCTGAAATAA